The following are encoded together in the Pseudomonas sp. IB20 genome:
- the rpoH gene encoding RNA polymerase sigma factor RpoH, with translation MTTSLQPAYALVPGANLEAYVHTVNSIPLLTPEQERELAESLYYEQDLGAARQMVLAHLRFVVHIARSYSGYGLAQADLIQEGNVGLMKAVKRFNPEMGVRLVSFAVHWIKAEIHEFILRNWRIVKVATTKAQRKLFFNLRSQKKRLAWLNNEEVHRVAESLGVEPREVREMESRLTGHDMAFDPAAEADDDSAFQSPANYLEDHRYDPARQLEDADWSDNSNHNLHEALEVLDDRSRDILYQRWLAEEKATLHDLAQKYNVSAERIRQLEKSAMNKLKLSIAA, from the coding sequence ATGACCACTTCTTTGCAACCTGCTTATGCCTTGGTCCCAGGTGCGAACCTGGAAGCCTATGTGCACACGGTCAACAGCATTCCATTGCTGACGCCCGAGCAGGAGCGTGAACTGGCCGAGAGTCTCTACTATGAGCAGGATTTGGGGGCGGCTCGGCAGATGGTGCTCGCCCACCTGCGTTTTGTCGTACATATCGCCCGTAGCTATAGCGGCTACGGCCTGGCCCAGGCTGACCTGATCCAGGAAGGCAACGTCGGCCTGATGAAGGCTGTAAAACGCTTCAACCCGGAAATGGGTGTACGTCTGGTGTCGTTTGCTGTGCACTGGATCAAGGCGGAAATCCACGAGTTCATCCTGCGCAACTGGCGCATCGTGAAGGTGGCGACCACCAAGGCCCAGCGCAAACTGTTCTTCAACCTGCGCAGCCAGAAAAAACGCCTGGCGTGGCTGAATAACGAGGAAGTCCACCGTGTGGCCGAAAGCCTCGGTGTGGAGCCGCGTGAAGTGCGCGAGATGGAAAGCCGCCTGACCGGCCATGATATGGCCTTCGACCCGGCCGCCGAAGCGGACGACGACAGCGCCTTCCAATCGCCGGCCAACTACCTGGAAGACCACCGGTACGACCCGGCGCGTCAACTGGAAGACGCCGACTGGAGCGACAACTCCAATCACAACCTGCACGAAGCGTTGGAAGTGTTGGACGACCGCAGCCGTGACATCCTCTACCAGCGCTGGCTGGCAGAAGAAAAAGCCACGCTGCACGACCTGGCGCAGAAGTACAACGTGTCGGCCGAGCGGATTCGTCAGCTTGAGAAAAGCGCGATGAATAAGCTGAAGTTGTCGATCGCTGCTTAA
- the ftsX gene encoding permease-like cell division protein FtsX, with the protein MSATRSPKVSERVAPKAADPQPQKKKRDEDDGPDFSTLLRAWIESHRASLLDSLRRLAKQPIGSFFTCLVMAVALSLPMGLSLLLNNVERLGGSWQRAAQISLYLNLDASAKDGESLRDDIKNLPGVADAEYISRDQALEEFQQQSGLGEALKELPQNPLPGVVLVTPNEVDKPALEALRQKLAEMPKVQQAQLDLVWVERLAAILKLGDRFVFGLTVLLVSALLLVIGNTIRLHIENRRIEIEVIKLVGGTDSYVRRPFLYMGALYGFGAGILSWGVLAFGLDWLNDAVVGLAGLYGSDFALAGVPVADGLSLLLGAVLLGYIGAWIAVARHLRELAPK; encoded by the coding sequence ATGAGTGCAACACGCAGCCCTAAAGTCTCCGAACGCGTGGCGCCAAAAGCCGCCGACCCGCAACCGCAGAAGAAAAAACGCGATGAAGACGATGGCCCGGATTTCAGCACACTGCTGCGCGCCTGGATCGAAAGCCATCGCGCCAGCCTGCTCGACAGCCTGCGCCGCCTGGCCAAGCAGCCGATTGGCAGCTTTTTCACCTGCCTGGTGATGGCCGTGGCGCTGAGCCTGCCGATGGGTTTGTCGCTGCTGCTTAATAATGTCGAGCGTCTGGGCGGTTCCTGGCAGCGTGCGGCGCAGATTTCTCTGTACCTGAACCTCGACGCCAGCGCCAAAGATGGCGAAAGCTTGCGCGACGACATCAAGAACCTGCCGGGTGTGGCGGACGCCGAATACATCAGCCGCGACCAGGCCCTTGAGGAGTTTCAGCAGCAGTCTGGCCTGGGCGAGGCGCTCAAGGAGCTGCCGCAGAACCCGCTGCCGGGCGTGGTGCTGGTGACGCCGAATGAAGTCGACAAGCCGGCGCTTGAGGCCCTGCGACAAAAACTTGCAGAGATGCCCAAGGTGCAACAGGCGCAACTTGATCTAGTCTGGGTAGAGCGTCTTGCCGCGATTCTCAAGCTGGGCGACCGCTTTGTGTTCGGTTTGACGGTGCTGTTGGTGTCTGCATTACTTTTGGTGATAGGTAATACCATTCGTCTTCATATTGAAAACCGTCGCATCGAGATAGAAGTGATTAAACTGGTCGGCGGCACGGACAGCTATGTGCGTCGTCCTTTTCTGTACATGGGCGCGCTTTATGGCTTTGGTGCCGGGATTTTGTCCTGGGGCGTGCTAGCGTTTGGCCTTGACTGGCTGAACGACGCGGTAGTCGGGCTTGCCGGCTTGTACGGCAGCGATTTTGCCTTGGCCGGCGTGCCGGTTGCCGATGGTTTGTCACTCTTGCTTGGCGCGGTATTGTTGGGGTATATCGGTGCGTGGATTGCGGTCGCTCGTCATTTACGTGAGTTGGCGCCGAAGTAG
- the ftsE gene encoding cell division ATP-binding protein FtsE, whose amino-acid sequence MIRFEQVGKRYANGHVGLHELSFRVRRGEFLFVTGHSGAGKSTLLRLLLAMERPTTGKLLLAGQDLATISNAQIPFLRRQIGVVFQNHQLLFDRTVFNNIALPLQILGLSKAEIVKRVDSALERVALSDKTDLYPGDLSTGQQQRVGIARAIVHRPALLLADEPTGNLDPRLAAEIMGVFEDINRLGTSVLIASHDLALIARMRHRMLTLQRGRLIGDGEAGV is encoded by the coding sequence ATGATTCGATTCGAACAGGTCGGTAAACGCTATGCCAACGGGCATGTGGGCTTGCATGAGCTGAGCTTTCGAGTGCGTCGCGGCGAATTCTTGTTTGTGACCGGTCACTCGGGCGCGGGCAAAAGTACGCTGTTGCGCCTGCTGCTGGCCATGGAGCGTCCGACCACTGGCAAGTTGCTGCTGGCGGGCCAGGATCTGGCCACTATCAGCAACGCACAGATTCCTTTCCTGCGCCGTCAGATCGGCGTGGTGTTTCAGAACCACCAGTTGCTGTTCGATCGCACGGTGTTCAACAACATTGCCTTGCCGTTGCAGATCCTGGGGCTGTCCAAGGCCGAGATCGTCAAGCGTGTGGATTCGGCGCTGGAGCGCGTGGCGCTGTCGGATAAAACCGATCTGTACCCAGGCGACCTGTCCACCGGCCAGCAACAACGCGTCGGCATTGCCCGCGCCATCGTCCACCGCCCGGCCTTGCTGCTGGCGGACGAACCCACCGGTAACCTCGACCCGCGCCTGGCGGCCGAGATCATGGGCGTGTTCGAAGACATCAACCGCCTGGGCACCAGTGTGCTGATCGCCAGTCACGACCTGGCGTTGATCGCGCGTATGCGCCATCGCATGCTGACCCTGCAACGCGGCCGCCTGATCGGCGACGGGGAGGCCGGCGTATGA